One Limnochordia bacterium DNA segment encodes these proteins:
- a CDS encoding sigma-70 region 4 domain-containing protein, which produces MQIEIRGVEKLSFRERQVVALKEMGYSNDEVAQRLGIGKGSVATLYNRAKVKGYQVVIILTGDPLGILGQEPEDDGPGQ; this is translated from the coding sequence ATGCAGATTGAGATCCGTGGTGTTGAAAAGCTAAGCTTTCGAGAGCGGCAAGTAGTTGCGCTAAAAGAGATGGGTTACTCGAATGATGAGGTTGCCCAAAGACTGGGCATAGGTAAAGGTTCTGTAGCAACCTTGTATAATCGGGCTAAAGTAAAAGGCTACCAAGTCGTGATCATTCTTACCGGAGATCCCTTGGGGATCTTAGGTCAAGAACCGGAGGATGATGGACCGGGCCAGTGA
- a CDS encoding DUF6143 family protein, whose amino-acid sequence MDSNPRGNTPMELFQHTPVSAINYPLQGYGCFPGCGYPRPSIYPSSLNYTVAIPINLAKSLEGKYFVGYADNLTLGEGTSAWARLYNPVDSGVNLHVTVWTVSDVSESPFRVQIWFMAVPPGTPLDSPLVTPANLAFYPPSKPKIRLQYATNVTGDPVGGIKAFVRRGQPETTLVDDEQGKFIFPPGGSFLVFLSNPETPELAASGRIAFGWWEEPIC is encoded by the coding sequence ATGGATAGCAACCCTAGAGGAAATACTCCAATGGAGCTATTCCAACACACCCCGGTTTCAGCGATAAACTATCCCCTTCAAGGATACGGATGCTTCCCCGGTTGCGGTTATCCTAGGCCATCAATCTATCCATCGTCATTAAACTATACCGTTGCAATACCGATTAATCTGGCCAAATCCTTGGAAGGAAAGTACTTCGTTGGTTATGCAGATAACTTGACCTTGGGGGAAGGAACGAGTGCTTGGGCCCGGCTATATAACCCTGTTGACTCCGGGGTCAATCTTCATGTAACGGTCTGGACTGTGAGCGATGTTTCTGAATCACCCTTTCGCGTCCAGATCTGGTTTATGGCTGTGCCTCCAGGCACACCGTTGGATTCGCCGTTAGTTACTCCGGCAAACCTGGCATTCTATCCGCCATCAAAGCCGAAGATCAGGCTGCAGTATGCCACCAATGTCACCGGAGATCCAGTAGGCGGTATAAAGGCCTTTGTCCGCCGCGGCCAACCAGAGACTACCCTTGTGGATGATGAACAGGGTAAGTTCATCTTTCCCCCGGGAGGGTCTTTCCTTGTTTTCCTATCTAATCCTGAAACACCGGAGTTAGCGGCTAGTGGTAGAATCGCCTTCGGATGGTGGGAAGAACCCATTTGTTAA
- a CDS encoding ferredoxin, with the protein MKVRVDEDLCTGCGLCEDTCPEVFEVDLDEDVAKVIVDEVPEEYEDDCQEAVDGCPVECIEVVG; encoded by the coding sequence GTGAAAGTACGAGTTGATGAGGATCTTTGCACCGGTTGCGGGCTTTGCGAAGATACATGCCCAGAAGTATTTGAAGTTGATCTTGACGAGGATGTCGCCAAGGTGATCGTCGATGAGGTACCTGAGGAATATGAGGATGATTGCCAGGAAGCAGTTGACGGTTGTCCAGTCGAGTGTATTGAGGTTGTTGGTTAA
- the pdxS gene encoding pyridoxal 5'-phosphate synthase lyase subunit PdxS, with amino-acid sequence MVKDKNAFAQRFHGGVIMDVTTPEQARIAEDAGAVAVMALERVPADIRAAGGVARMADPEIIWKIKETVSIPVMAKVRIGHFVEAQVLEAIKVDFIDESEVLTPADNKYHIDKTQFKTPFVCGARNLGEALRRIAEGAAMIRTKGEAGTGDVVEAVKHMRTVTDEMRTITTLPKEELMTKAKEMGAPYDLLLQVAKTGKLPVVNFAAGGIATPADAALMMQLGADGVFVGSGIFKSADPVARAKAVVQATKNYKDAELIAKVSRKLGEPMSGIATSTMKEEDRIQNRGW; translated from the coding sequence ATGGTTAAGGATAAGAATGCGTTTGCACAGCGCTTTCACGGTGGCGTGATTATGGATGTAACTACACCCGAGCAAGCTAGAATAGCCGAAGATGCGGGCGCAGTGGCTGTCATGGCCTTAGAGCGAGTACCTGCGGACATACGCGCAGCTGGCGGAGTCGCCAGAATGGCTGACCCAGAGATTATATGGAAGATCAAGGAGACAGTGAGTATTCCAGTAATGGCCAAGGTCCGAATCGGTCATTTTGTGGAAGCCCAGGTGCTTGAGGCCATTAAGGTTGACTTCATCGATGAGAGTGAAGTACTAACCCCAGCGGATAATAAGTACCATATTGACAAGACGCAGTTTAAGACCCCCTTTGTTTGTGGTGCGCGGAATTTGGGTGAGGCCCTGCGAAGAATTGCAGAAGGTGCTGCCATGATCCGTACCAAAGGCGAAGCAGGTACCGGAGACGTGGTCGAGGCAGTAAAACACATGAGAACTGTCACCGACGAGATGCGGACGATTACCACCCTACCCAAAGAAGAGTTAATGACCAAGGCAAAGGAAATGGGTGCCCCCTATGACCTGTTGCTGCAGGTAGCAAAGACAGGCAAGCTTCCTGTGGTTAACTTCGCAGCAGGTGGAATTGCGACCCCTGCCGATGCTGCTTTGATGATGCAGCTTGGCGCCGATGGAGTCTTCGTTGGCTCAGGAATATTTAAGTCCGCCGATCCAGTCGCCCGGGCTAAGGCTGTTGTGCAAGCTACCAAGAACTACAAGGATGCAGAGCTTATCGCTAAGGTTTCAAGAAAACTTGGTGAACCTATGTCCGGAATTGCCACATCAACCATGAAGGAAGAAGACCGGATCCAAAACCGCGGCTGGTAG
- a CDS encoding aldo/keto reductase: MLQIQQVTFGTTNLKVSKLCFGALPMGPLQKGLSPQAGAEVIAYALKQGVNFIDTAELYGTYEHIRLAIQQVSSPPVIASKSAACSYEDMKNSVEDARRKLDLDVIPIFHLHAARAGIDVFTQRAGALKCLLEYKEKGIIGAVGIATHHCQVVTKAAENPDIDVVFALINKAGLGILGGSKEDMQQAMAYACAQKKGVYAMKAFAGGNLLNERESALEWVLSTPGLEVVAIGMVNKTEVDINLRMISQQPIPDSLLEYGIADKKLNVVPSLCKGCGTCTNTCPNGALFMQHDKAVLDRTKCILCGYCSAACPEFAIRMV; the protein is encoded by the coding sequence GTGTTACAGATCCAACAGGTGACATTCGGTACCACCAATTTGAAAGTAAGCAAGCTCTGTTTCGGGGCTTTACCCATGGGTCCTTTACAGAAGGGTCTCTCGCCCCAAGCTGGTGCGGAGGTAATCGCCTATGCACTGAAACAGGGGGTAAACTTCATCGACACCGCAGAACTATATGGTACCTATGAGCATATTCGCTTGGCAATTCAGCAAGTTTCCTCCCCACCGGTAATCGCCAGCAAATCTGCGGCATGTTCCTATGAAGATATGAAAAACAGCGTAGAAGATGCGCGACGGAAATTGGATCTAGATGTGATCCCCATTTTCCATCTGCACGCCGCCCGGGCCGGGATAGATGTATTTACTCAAAGAGCCGGAGCACTAAAATGCCTTTTGGAGTATAAAGAAAAGGGAATCATTGGTGCAGTTGGCATTGCTACTCATCATTGCCAGGTGGTAACCAAGGCGGCCGAAAATCCAGATATAGATGTTGTTTTTGCCCTCATCAATAAGGCGGGATTAGGTATCCTGGGTGGAAGTAAGGAAGATATGCAACAAGCAATGGCCTACGCATGCGCACAAAAGAAAGGTGTTTACGCCATGAAGGCCTTTGCCGGAGGGAATCTGCTCAACGAGCGAGAATCCGCCCTCGAATGGGTTCTTTCGACCCCAGGTCTTGAGGTTGTTGCCATCGGTATGGTCAACAAAACCGAAGTGGACATTAACCTGCGAATGATAAGCCAACAGCCCATTCCGGATAGCTTACTGGAATACGGCATTGCTGATAAGAAGCTAAATGTAGTCCCAAGTCTTTGTAAAGGCTGCGGTACTTGCACGAATACATGTCCCAATGGCGCCCTATTCATGCAACATGACAAGGCCGTACTAGATCGGACCAAGTGTATCCTCTGTGGATACTGCAGTGCTGCCTGCCCCGAATTTGCCATCAGAATGGTATAA